In Microbacterium binotii, one DNA window encodes the following:
- a CDS encoding N-acyl homoserine lactonase family protein, whose product MSAVLRPSASEDEYVVYAVRYASRDGVRAQHFHHWTPRYDEEHATAYYVWVLRSATRTLLVDAGISPARAAAADGIDYVGSPAELMRDLGVAASEVEAVVLTHLHYDHVGTAGDFEAASLHLQRAELEYWESDTARRNHRESWLSDPEDRVRLRAGASSGRVVLEDGDREIAPGVSVHLVGGHTPGMQVVRVVTPAGVVVIASDASHYYENIEEDRPFAILHDVPGMYAAFDRIAELAGEVPVVLPGHDPAVLTRHPRLGGTAIDVAVVGER is encoded by the coding sequence ATGAGTGCGGTGCTGCGCCCGAGCGCGTCCGAGGACGAATACGTGGTCTACGCCGTGCGCTACGCGTCGCGCGACGGCGTCCGGGCGCAGCACTTCCATCACTGGACGCCGCGATACGACGAGGAACACGCGACGGCATATTACGTGTGGGTCCTGCGTTCGGCGACCCGCACGCTCCTCGTCGATGCCGGAATCAGTCCCGCACGTGCAGCGGCCGCCGACGGGATCGACTACGTGGGATCTCCCGCGGAGCTGATGCGCGACCTGGGCGTCGCAGCGTCCGAGGTCGAGGCGGTGGTGCTCACGCATCTTCACTACGACCACGTGGGGACGGCGGGAGACTTCGAGGCCGCGTCACTACATCTGCAGCGCGCCGAGCTCGAGTACTGGGAGAGTGACACGGCCCGGCGCAACCACCGGGAGAGCTGGCTCTCGGATCCCGAAGACCGTGTGCGCCTCCGTGCCGGCGCGTCGAGCGGGCGGGTCGTGCTCGAGGACGGCGACCGCGAGATCGCCCCGGGCGTGAGCGTGCATCTGGTGGGCGGACATACCCCCGGCATGCAGGTGGTCCGCGTGGTGACGCCCGCCGGTGTGGTGGTCATCGCGTCCGACGCGAGCCACTACTACGAGAACATCGAGGAGGATCGACCCTTCGCGATCCTCCACGATGTGCCCGGGATGTACGCGGCCTTCGACCGCATCGCCGAGCTCGCAGGGGAGGTGCCGGTCGTGCTTCCAGGGCACGACCCCGCCGTGCTCACGCGCCATCCCCGTCTCGGCGGCACGGCGATCGATGTGGCCGTGGTGGGGGAGCGATGA
- a CDS encoding MFS transporter — translation MTTHPNAPARAAGNPRKAATAAWIGSALEYYDFFIYGTAAALVFGKVFFGGSDPILATVLAIGTFGVGYLARPLGALVLGHMGDRFGRKRVLVLTVLLMGVATFVVGCLPTYEQIGAAAPVFLVILRLLQGFSAGGEQSGANSMTLEHAPDDRRAYFTSFTMSGTQAGQILATGVFIPVALLPTDQLLTWGWRLPFWLSAVVVIAALIIRRTLEETPAFLAERAEGAVAQAPLGVLLRRHWRPLLRVICAAVIASVSTIFTVYALSYATNDVGLDRAAMLWVGVLANVVALVTIPLWGRLADRIGRKPVFLFGSIGCGVLIFGYLGAIAAGSYLWIFVVGILMFGVIHSATAGVWPAYYAEWFPTKVRLSGIALGTQIGFAIAGFAPTIATAVAGQSEQAWLIVAAITAGFVVINVIAIATAKETYRTPLSELGDADAADARREAVHAG, via the coding sequence TTCTTCATCTACGGCACCGCCGCAGCCCTGGTGTTCGGAAAGGTGTTCTTCGGCGGTTCCGATCCGATCCTCGCGACGGTGCTGGCGATCGGCACGTTCGGAGTGGGGTATCTCGCGCGACCGTTGGGTGCCCTGGTGCTCGGGCACATGGGTGACCGGTTCGGTCGAAAGCGCGTCCTCGTGCTCACCGTCCTGCTCATGGGGGTCGCCACCTTCGTCGTGGGATGTCTCCCGACGTACGAGCAGATCGGGGCTGCCGCGCCGGTCTTCCTCGTGATCCTGCGTCTGCTGCAGGGGTTCTCCGCGGGCGGCGAGCAGTCGGGCGCGAACTCGATGACTCTCGAGCATGCGCCGGATGACCGACGGGCATACTTCACGAGCTTCACCATGAGCGGAACGCAGGCGGGGCAGATCCTCGCCACCGGTGTGTTCATCCCCGTCGCCCTGCTGCCGACCGATCAACTTCTCACGTGGGGCTGGCGACTGCCCTTCTGGCTCAGCGCGGTCGTCGTGATTGCGGCGCTCATCATCCGACGCACCCTGGAGGAGACGCCGGCGTTCCTGGCCGAACGAGCGGAGGGCGCCGTCGCGCAGGCTCCACTGGGTGTGCTCCTGCGCCGGCACTGGCGCCCCCTGCTGCGGGTGATCTGCGCGGCCGTCATCGCCTCGGTCAGCACCATCTTCACGGTCTACGCCCTCTCGTACGCGACCAACGACGTCGGGCTCGACCGTGCCGCGATGCTCTGGGTGGGTGTCCTGGCGAACGTCGTCGCGCTCGTCACGATCCCTCTGTGGGGTCGCCTCGCCGACCGGATCGGACGCAAGCCCGTGTTCCTGTTCGGATCGATCGGCTGCGGGGTGTTGATCTTCGGCTATCTCGGAGCGATCGCGGCCGGTTCCTATCTCTGGATCTTCGTCGTCGGCATCCTGATGTTCGGCGTGATCCACAGCGCCACAGCGGGCGTGTGGCCCGCCTACTACGCCGAGTGGTTCCCCACGAAGGTCCGCCTTTCCGGAATCGCTCTGGGCACGCAGATCGGCTTCGCCATCGCGGGCTTCGCCCCGACCATCGCGACGGCCGTGGCGGGTCAGTCAGAACAGGCGTGGCTCATCGTCGCTGCGATCACGGCCGGTTTCGTGGTCATCAATGTCATCGCGATCGCCACCGCGAAGGAGACATATCGCACCCCGCTGTCGGAACTCGGAGATGCGGATGCGGCCGACGCTCGTCGCGAGGCGGTGCACGCGGGATGA
- a CDS encoding bifunctional sugar phosphate isomerase/epimerase/4-hydroxyphenylpyruvate dioxygenase family protein, whose amino-acid sequence MRTSIATVCLSGTLVDKLRAAAAAGFDGVEIFEPDLIAAAESPEEIRALAERLGLTLDLYQPMRDVEGVAEDLFVDVLRRAEAKFSVMARLGIRTVLCCSNVATATIDDDEVSASQLRRLGEAAARHGVRIAFEALAWGRYIDDYRRAWRVVELAAHPSVGVCLDSFHILSRGHETQAIETIPGDRIFFLQLADAPSLSMDVLSWSRHHRLFPGEGSFDLVDFVRRVLRAGYRGPLSLEVFNDTFRQTPVDVTARHARRSLRYLEDALARAGADVPDRLVCALPHPGTVHGVDFIEIKAEDTSQVEALLDRAGFVSRGRHRTKPVTLWTAGDARVVLNEQHARGQAPHVSAMGLLVDDPAALSLRATELRVVRPYRRTYASEQHLDAAVAPDGTEIYWAEVTAGEPAWVGEFEHGRVGTAGEIESVDHLSLTVDWQVVEDAVLFHRALVGMRVTAATDVPGPEGLVRSRVLSTRHRTVRLPLNVAPPASVERGTAATPGQHVAFACRDAAALAAQMREAGVELLAMPRNYYDDLAARFDLSEDRVAELRRLRLAYDRDADGEYVHFYTRTIGQMFFEFVQRIDEYDGYGAGSAPVRLAAQSAPAPADSVLQ is encoded by the coding sequence ATGAGAACATCCATAGCCACCGTGTGCCTCAGCGGGACGCTGGTCGACAAGCTTCGGGCGGCGGCCGCGGCCGGATTCGACGGCGTGGAGATCTTCGAGCCCGATCTGATCGCCGCAGCGGAGTCGCCCGAGGAGATCCGTGCGCTGGCGGAGCGGCTCGGACTGACGTTGGATCTCTACCAGCCCATGCGCGACGTCGAAGGCGTCGCGGAGGACCTCTTCGTCGACGTGCTCCGCCGGGCGGAGGCCAAGTTCTCGGTCATGGCTCGACTGGGGATCCGCACGGTGCTGTGTTGCAGCAACGTCGCCACGGCGACGATCGACGATGACGAGGTGAGTGCCTCCCAACTGCGTCGCCTGGGTGAGGCGGCTGCGCGCCACGGCGTTCGGATCGCGTTCGAGGCGCTCGCCTGGGGGCGCTACATCGATGACTACCGCCGGGCCTGGCGGGTGGTCGAGCTCGCCGCGCACCCGAGTGTCGGCGTCTGTCTCGACTCGTTCCACATCCTCTCGCGGGGACATGAGACGCAGGCGATCGAGACCATACCGGGCGATCGGATCTTCTTCCTCCAGCTCGCGGACGCGCCGTCGCTGTCGATGGACGTCCTCTCGTGGAGCCGCCATCATCGGCTCTTCCCCGGCGAGGGCAGCTTCGACCTGGTCGACTTCGTGCGCCGCGTCCTGCGGGCCGGGTACCGGGGTCCGCTGTCTCTGGAGGTGTTCAACGACACGTTCCGTCAGACGCCGGTCGATGTCACCGCACGGCATGCGCGGCGCTCACTGCGGTATCTGGAAGATGCGCTCGCGCGTGCCGGCGCGGACGTCCCGGATCGACTCGTCTGCGCGCTGCCGCATCCCGGCACCGTCCACGGCGTCGACTTCATCGAGATCAAGGCGGAGGACACCTCGCAGGTGGAGGCGCTGCTCGATCGGGCAGGTTTCGTCTCGCGGGGTCGCCATCGCACGAAGCCCGTCACGCTGTGGACGGCGGGCGATGCCCGCGTGGTCCTGAACGAACAGCACGCGCGCGGTCAGGCGCCGCACGTGAGCGCCATGGGACTGCTGGTTGATGACCCGGCGGCGCTCTCGTTACGGGCGACCGAGCTGCGCGTCGTGCGCCCGTATCGCCGCACTTACGCGTCCGAGCAGCACCTGGATGCGGCCGTGGCGCCGGACGGGACGGAGATCTACTGGGCCGAGGTCACGGCGGGCGAGCCGGCGTGGGTGGGTGAGTTCGAGCACGGCAGAGTCGGCACGGCCGGCGAGATCGAGTCGGTGGATCATCTCAGCCTCACGGTCGACTGGCAGGTGGTGGAGGATGCGGTCCTGTTCCACCGCGCCCTCGTGGGAATGCGGGTGACCGCGGCGACGGATGTGCCGGGACCGGAAGGGCTCGTGCGCAGCCGCGTGCTCAGCACGCGGCATCGGACGGTCCGGCTGCCACTGAACGTCGCGCCGCCCGCGAGCGTCGAGCGCGGCACGGCCGCGACGCCGGGACAGCATGTCGCCTTCGCGTGCCGGGACGCCGCCGCGCTGGCCGCGCAGATGCGCGAGGCGGGCGTGGAGCTCCTTGCCATGCCCCGCAACTACTACGACGATCTCGCTGCTCGATTCGACCTGAGCGAGGATCGCGTGGCCGAACTTCGTCGCCTGCGCCTCGCCTACGACCGAGACGCGGACGGTGAGTACGTGCACTTCTACACGAGGACGATCGGGCAGATGTTCTTCGAGTTCGTGCAGCGCATCGACGAGTACGACGGTTACGGAGCCGGGAGTGCTCCGGTACGCCTGGCGGCCCAAAGTGCGCCGGCACCTGCTGATAGCGTGCTCCAATGA